CGGCGGTTCGGCCGCGGTGGCGCTGGGGCCGGTGGCGGGCGGTCTGCTGACCACGGCGTGGGACTGGCGCGGGATCTTCTTCGTCAACCTGCCGGTGGGGGCGCTGATCCTGGCGCTGCTCCTGCGGGCCCCGCGCTCCGAGCGCCGGCCGGCCCCGCTGGACCTGCCGGGGCAGACGACGGCGGTGGTGGCGCTCACGGGCGTGACGTTCGCGGTGATCGAAGGGGGCACGGCGGGCTGGACGGCCCTGGCGGTGGCCCTGCTCGCGGGCGTCGCGTTCTTCCGGATCGAGGCGCGCAGCCCGCACCCGGTGGTCCCGCTCGGCCTGTTCCGCGACCGGACGGTGGCCGTGGCCGTCGCGACGGGGTCGGCGGTCAGCGTCGCCTTCTACAGCGTGGTGTTCGTCTTCTCCCTCTTCTTCCAGCAGGTCCAGGGGCTGTCCGCGCTGCGGGCCGGGCTGGCCTTCCTGCCCATGACCGGCCTGATCGCGGTGACGAACGTGGTCGCGGGCAAGGTCGCGGGGCGGTACGGGGCGAGGGCGCCGATGCTGGTGGGGCAGGCGCTCGCCGTCGCGGGCCTGCTCGTCCTGCTGTACGTCGACGCCGGCACGTCCTCCGTTGTGACGGCCGTGCTGCTCGTACCGCTGGCGCTGGGGTGCGCGCTGACGGTGCCGCCGCTGACGGCGGCGATGATGGACGCGGTGCCGGTGGAGCGGGCGGGGGTGGCGGCGGGGATGCTGAACGCCGCGCGGCAGGTGGCCGGGGGGTTGGGGATCGCGGT
Above is a genomic segment from Streptomyces sp. SLBN-31 containing:
- a CDS encoding MFS transporter, producing MTTNRTLEGDELASVTAKLTTEARKTSPSLTLTAALLGFALICLDASVVNVALPAIGSSLGGGMAGSQWVVDAYTLPFAALMLSTGAFADRSGASRAFALGTGVFTLASVACGLAPNLPALIGARVVQGLAAAVVLPASLALVRQAFREPARRARAVATWAAGGSAAVALGPVAGGLLTTAWDWRGIFFVNLPVGALILALLLRAPRSERRPAPLDLPGQTTAVVALTGVTFAVIEGGTAGWTALAVALLAGVAFFRIEARSPHPVVPLGLFRDRTVAVAVATGSAVSVAFYSVVFVFSLFFQQVQGLSALRAGLAFLPMTGLIAVTNVVAGKVAGRYGARAPMLVGQALAVAGLLVLLYVDAGTSSVVTAVLLVPLALGCALTVPPLTAAMMDAVPVERAGVAAGMLNAARQVAGGLGIAVFGSLVGGGFVEGMRVALLISAGALVLTWAGTLRLR